In Halobaculum sp. XH14, a single genomic region encodes these proteins:
- a CDS encoding 30S ribosomal protein S19e: MVTLYDVPAADLIEEVADRLEERIEEPEWAGFTKTGPNRELPPQQDDFWFVRTASLLRKVADNGPIGVERLATEYGGSKAGTNRYRVSPSEHSAGSKKIIRVALQQLEEEGFVETAKGEGRRITDDGTAFLDEAAGDVLEELDRPELERYA; this comes from the coding sequence ATGGTCACTCTCTACGACGTCCCGGCGGCGGACCTCATCGAGGAGGTCGCCGACCGGCTCGAGGAACGCATCGAGGAGCCGGAGTGGGCCGGCTTCACGAAGACGGGTCCGAACCGCGAATTGCCGCCCCAGCAGGACGACTTCTGGTTCGTCCGCACGGCCTCGCTGCTCCGCAAGGTCGCGGACAACGGCCCCATCGGCGTCGAGCGCCTGGCGACCGAGTACGGCGGCTCGAAGGCCGGTACGAACCGCTACCGCGTCTCCCCGTCCGAGCACTCGGCCGGCTCGAAGAAGATCATCCGGGTGGCGCTCCAGCAGCTCGAGGAGGAGGGGTTCGTCGAGACCGCGAAGGGCGAAGGGCGACGGATCACCGACGACGGGACGGCGTTCCTCGACGAGGCCGCCGGCGACGTGCTCGAGGAGCTCGATCGGCCGGAACTGGAACGCTACGCGTAA
- a CDS encoding arylamine N-acetyltransferase family protein has product MDSDRYLTRIGLDPDAPAWHAPGGPDLDAIERLQTAHVRSVPFETLAVTGHPFDGSDDGAGVVLDLPHLYEKIVERERGGFCFELNGLAHALLADLGVDVDRVAARVVGDDGTGRPPANHHANVVEPDGRRYLVDVGMGVPTMRRPTPLDGAVVVDAAGYAWRVVESDRPDETYLTQYREPGSDEWTDRYLFSDEPRSLSYFEATCDYLQSAPESTFTGDPVVSVATPGGHVKLRVDSVTWNVDGEETGESVTEDEWFEALEREFGLRYESS; this is encoded by the coding sequence ATGGATTCGGACCGCTACCTGACTCGAATCGGGCTGGACCCCGACGCTCCGGCGTGGCACGCCCCGGGCGGGCCCGACCTGGACGCGATCGAGCGCCTCCAGACGGCACACGTCCGCTCGGTGCCGTTCGAGACGCTCGCCGTCACCGGTCACCCGTTCGACGGATCCGACGACGGCGCGGGCGTGGTTCTCGACCTGCCGCACCTGTACGAGAAGATCGTCGAGCGCGAGCGCGGCGGGTTCTGTTTCGAACTCAACGGCCTGGCCCACGCGCTGCTCGCCGACCTCGGCGTCGACGTCGACCGGGTCGCCGCCAGGGTCGTCGGCGACGACGGGACCGGTCGCCCGCCCGCGAACCACCACGCGAACGTCGTCGAACCGGACGGCCGTCGGTATCTGGTGGACGTGGGGATGGGCGTGCCGACGATGCGCCGCCCGACGCCGCTCGACGGCGCGGTGGTGGTCGATGCGGCGGGCTACGCCTGGCGCGTCGTCGAGAGCGACCGCCCCGACGAGACGTACCTGACCCAGTACCGGGAGCCCGGGAGTGACGAGTGGACCGATCGGTACCTGTTCAGCGACGAGCCGCGTTCGCTGTCGTACTTCGAGGCGACGTGTGACTACCTCCAGAGCGCGCCCGAGTCGACGTTCACGGGCGACCCCGTGGTCTCGGTTGCGACACCCGGGGGACACGTGAAGTTGCGCGTGGACTCGGTGACGTGGAACGTGGACGGGGAGGAAACCGGGGAGTCGGTTACGGAGGACGAGTGGTTCGAGGCGCTGGAACGCGAGTTTGGCCTCCGGTACGAGTCCTCCTGA
- a CDS encoding M28 family metallopeptidase has translation MELEDDTADAVGRAWLDDRPWAFLTDLTAIGNRMGGSEGEARAAALVAEAFEDAGLDRVRERPFAVNEWRRGTTDLHLVSPDGREFEAIALPYSPAGEVSGELVDVGYGTPAEIDEVDVEGKVAVASTTTPSGGRFVHRMEKYGYAADAGAVAFVFVNHVPGQLPPTGSLTFGEEASIPAVGVSKETGAWLTEYADADGEVELSVEAETVPGESRNVLGRVGPDTDESVLLLAHYDAHDIAEGALDNGCGIATLLVAARVLAAIDLDVGVRFGAVGCEETGLLGSEHLAAETDFDSVKAVVNVDGAGRFRDLVAMSHTSEATADVARRIEERTRQPIEVREEPHPFSDQWPFVRGGVPALQLHSDSGERGRGWGHTHADTRDKVDDRNVREHGILAALLVRELAREPVEVPALDEYDLEAAFREAAFEPGMKAAGLWPESWE, from the coding sequence ATGGAACTCGAGGACGACACCGCCGACGCCGTGGGACGCGCGTGGCTCGACGATCGACCCTGGGCGTTCCTCACCGACCTCACCGCCATCGGGAACCGGATGGGCGGCAGCGAGGGGGAGGCTCGCGCGGCCGCGCTCGTCGCGGAGGCCTTCGAGGACGCCGGCCTGGATCGGGTGCGCGAACGGCCCTTCGCCGTCAACGAGTGGCGACGCGGCACGACGGACCTGCACCTCGTCTCGCCCGACGGCCGCGAGTTCGAGGCGATCGCGCTGCCGTACAGTCCCGCCGGGGAAGTTTCGGGCGAACTGGTCGACGTCGGCTACGGCACGCCCGCCGAGATCGACGAGGTCGACGTCGAGGGCAAGGTCGCGGTCGCGAGCACGACGACGCCCTCGGGCGGCCGATTCGTCCACCGGATGGAGAAGTACGGCTACGCGGCCGACGCCGGCGCGGTGGCGTTCGTCTTCGTCAACCACGTGCCCGGTCAGCTTCCGCCGACGGGGTCGCTGACGTTCGGCGAGGAGGCGTCGATCCCGGCGGTCGGCGTGAGCAAGGAGACGGGCGCGTGGCTCACGGAGTACGCCGACGCGGACGGCGAGGTGGAACTGAGCGTCGAGGCGGAGACCGTGCCGGGCGAGAGCCGAAACGTCCTGGGCCGGGTCGGCCCGGACACGGACGAGTCGGTGCTGCTGCTCGCCCACTACGACGCACACGACATCGCGGAGGGCGCGCTCGACAACGGCTGCGGGATCGCCACGCTGCTGGTCGCCGCCCGCGTCCTGGCCGCGATCGACCTCGACGTCGGCGTCCGGTTCGGCGCGGTCGGCTGCGAGGAGACGGGGCTGCTCGGCTCGGAACACCTCGCCGCCGAGACCGACTTCGACTCGGTGAAGGCAGTCGTCAACGTCGACGGCGCGGGGCGGTTCCGCGACCTCGTCGCGATGAGCCACACCTCCGAGGCGACCGCCGACGTCGCCCGACGGATCGAGGAACGGACCCGCCAGCCGATCGAGGTGCGCGAGGAGCCGCACCCGTTCTCGGACCAGTGGCCGTTCGTCCGCGGGGGTGTTCCCGCGCTGCAGCTCCACTCGGACAGCGGCGAGCGCGGTCGCGGCTGGGGGCACACACACGCGGACACGCGGGACAAGGTGGACGACCGGAACGTCCGCGAGCACGGGATCCTCGCCGCGCTGCTGGTGCGGGAACTCGCCCGCGAGCCCGTCGAGGTGCCGGCGCTCGACGAGTACGACCTGGAGGCGGCGTTCAGGGAGGCGGCGTTCGAGCCCGGGATGAAGGCCGCCGGGCTCTGGCCCGAGAGCTGGGAGTAG
- a CDS encoding lysylphosphatidylglycerol synthase transmembrane domain-containing protein, with product MDRDQLRATVLGFGGAIAVLSVLLYFVGVDELVAELSRADSSTVLLVVGVTLAWLLAWAIALKTVLGVLGVSVSLPRSFLVFNGAMFSNNVTPFGQAGGEPVAALLISKMADTEYEKGLAAIASVDTLNFVPSVSLALIGAAYFATETTFGTRLQLATGAVVLLAVAVPGAVYVGWKYRYSLENRVVSGLTPLIRWITDRIPGVPVPTPASLESRIGHFFGAIERVATDRRAIAVSLAASTLGWGLQMSGLWLAFVAIGESIPFSAVLFVVPMGAMAGITPLPGGTGGIEAVLVAVLAALPGVTIGVETALAAVVIYRGAVYWVPVLVGGTVVSVVGADSFG from the coding sequence ATGGATCGGGACCAGCTTCGGGCCACCGTCCTCGGGTTCGGCGGCGCGATCGCCGTCCTGTCCGTGTTGCTCTACTTCGTCGGCGTCGACGAACTGGTGGCCGAACTGTCCCGCGCCGACAGCTCGACGGTGCTGCTCGTCGTCGGCGTGACGCTCGCCTGGCTGCTGGCCTGGGCGATCGCGCTCAAGACCGTCCTCGGGGTCCTCGGCGTCTCAGTCTCGCTTCCCCGGTCGTTTCTGGTGTTCAACGGGGCGATGTTCTCGAACAACGTCACGCCGTTCGGGCAGGCGGGCGGCGAGCCGGTCGCGGCGCTGCTCATCTCGAAGATGGCCGACACCGAGTACGAGAAGGGGCTCGCCGCCATCGCCAGCGTCGACACGCTGAACTTCGTCCCGTCGGTCTCGCTGGCGCTGATCGGGGCGGCCTACTTCGCCACCGAGACGACGTTCGGCACGCGATTACAGCTCGCCACCGGCGCGGTCGTCCTCCTCGCGGTCGCCGTCCCCGGCGCGGTGTACGTCGGGTGGAAGTACCGCTACAGCCTGGAGAACCGGGTCGTCTCCGGGCTCACGCCGCTCATCCGGTGGATCACCGACCGGATCCCGGGCGTCCCGGTCCCGACCCCGGCGTCGCTCGAGTCCCGGATCGGCCACTTCTTCGGCGCGATCGAGCGCGTCGCGACCGACAGGCGGGCCATCGCGGTCTCGCTGGCCGCCTCGACGCTCGGCTGGGGGTTACAGATGTCCGGGCTCTGGCTCGCGTTCGTGGCCATCGGCGAGTCCATCCCGTTCTCGGCGGTGCTGTTCGTGGTGCCGATGGGCGCGATGGCCGGAATCACGCCCCTCCCGGGCGGGACGGGCGGCATCGAGGCGGTGCTCGTGGCCGTGCTCGCGGCGCTTCCGGGGGTCACCATCGGCGTGGAGACCGCGCTCGCGGCCGTGGTCATCTACCGCGGCGCGGTGTACTGGGTGCCCGTGCTCGTCGGCGGGACGGTCGTGAGCGTCGTCGGCGCGGACAGCTTCGGCTGA
- a CDS encoding DUF7411 family protein, with amino-acid sequence MELALLYSGGKDSSLAALVLDGFYDVRLVTAHFDVTDDHEHARQAAAALGFPFETHELDPEVAAEAVETMREDGYPRNGIQQVHEHAMEEVAALDVDAVADGTRRDDRVPSVSRAFAQSLEDRHGVDYIAPLSGFGRNAVDRLVGETLEVESGPSEEIPKSDYEGELRELLRADGGDDAVAEVFPAHEQTYVRGTLE; translated from the coding sequence ATGGAACTCGCGCTCCTCTACAGCGGCGGGAAGGACTCCTCGCTCGCGGCGCTCGTCCTCGACGGCTTCTACGACGTCCGGCTCGTCACGGCCCACTTCGACGTCACCGACGACCACGAGCACGCGCGCCAGGCGGCCGCGGCGCTCGGCTTCCCGTTCGAGACGCACGAACTCGACCCCGAGGTCGCCGCGGAGGCAGTCGAGACGATGCGCGAGGACGGCTACCCCCGAAACGGCATCCAGCAGGTCCACGAGCACGCCATGGAGGAGGTCGCCGCGCTCGACGTCGACGCCGTCGCCGACGGCACACGGCGTGACGACCGCGTCCCCTCCGTCTCGCGGGCGTTCGCCCAGTCGCTGGAGGACCGACACGGCGTCGACTACATCGCCCCGCTCTCCGGGTTCGGCCGCAACGCGGTCGACCGGCTGGTCGGGGAGACGCTCGAGGTCGAATCGGGCCCGAGCGAGGAGATCCCCAAGTCGGACTACGAGGGCGAACTCCGCGAACTCCTCCGGGCGGACGGCGGCGACGACGCCGTCGCCGAGGTGTTCCCGGCTCACGAGCAGACGTACGTCCGCGGCACCCTGGAGTGA
- a CDS encoding DUF7123 family protein: protein MSATANPSTEPDVDSPSKEERLKGFLLSKAQDGELYFKSKFIAEEVGLSPKEIGALMVKLKDSASELTIEKWSYTSATTWRIEPA, encoded by the coding sequence ATGAGCGCAACTGCAAACCCCTCCACCGAACCTGACGTCGATAGCCCCTCCAAGGAAGAGCGCCTCAAGGGCTTCCTGCTCTCGAAGGCCCAGGATGGCGAGCTCTACTTCAAGAGCAAGTTCATCGCCGAGGAAGTCGGGCTCTCCCCGAAGGAGATCGGCGCACTCATGGTGAAACTCAAGGACTCCGCCTCGGAGCTCACCATCGAGAAGTGGTCGTACACGAGCGCGACCACGTGGCGCATCGAACCGGCATAA
- a CDS encoding site-2 protease family protein, which translates to MSEAVPGDVPRPPELNAVFHLSEVRTDGERVLYYGVSDVGEDALVERIWPAFRERGYEVQVVQTDRGLDVVVARPYSTGVDGVPWTNVVLFCATLLSTLLVGATAWYYIPFSAIRENPLVALQAWPFTAAVLGVLLTHELGHYVMGRYHDVDVSLPYVIPFILPFGTMGAIIRMRGQMPDRKALFDIGVAGPLAGLGATVVVTVVGLLLGPFQVPAEIVQQGGRVIVFNNPPLLDLIAGAIGQPTGYADPSRTAHPVIMGAWVGMFFTVLNLLPVGQLDGGHVVRAMVGERQETVASLVPLALFGVSAYLYYVRDLGLNESVGLWAFWGLFSAFIAYRGPANPIDDSSLDGKRMAVGVVTFALGLLCFMLVPIRVVTL; encoded by the coding sequence ATGAGCGAAGCGGTCCCGGGGGACGTCCCCCGGCCCCCGGAACTGAACGCCGTCTTCCACCTCTCCGAGGTGCGGACCGACGGCGAGCGCGTCCTCTACTACGGCGTCAGCGACGTGGGCGAGGACGCGCTCGTCGAACGGATCTGGCCGGCGTTCCGCGAGCGAGGGTACGAGGTCCAGGTCGTCCAGACGGACCGCGGACTCGACGTCGTCGTCGCCCGGCCCTACTCGACCGGCGTCGACGGGGTCCCGTGGACCAACGTCGTCCTGTTCTGTGCGACCCTGCTCTCGACCCTGCTCGTGGGCGCGACCGCGTGGTACTACATCCCCTTCTCGGCGATCCGCGAGAACCCGCTCGTCGCGCTCCAGGCGTGGCCGTTCACCGCGGCGGTGCTCGGGGTGCTGTTGACCCACGAACTCGGCCACTACGTCATGGGCCGGTACCACGACGTGGACGTGTCGCTCCCGTACGTCATCCCCTTCATCCTCCCGTTCGGGACGATGGGCGCGATCATCCGGATGCGCGGGCAGATGCCCGACCGGAAGGCGCTGTTCGACATCGGCGTCGCGGGGCCGCTCGCGGGGCTCGGGGCGACGGTCGTCGTCACGGTCGTCGGCCTCCTGCTCGGCCCGTTCCAGGTCCCGGCTGAAATCGTCCAGCAGGGCGGGCGCGTCATCGTGTTCAACAACCCGCCGTTGCTCGATCTCATCGCGGGCGCGATCGGCCAGCCGACCGGCTACGCCGACCCGAGCCGGACGGCCCACCCGGTGATCATGGGCGCCTGGGTCGGGATGTTCTTCACCGTGTTGAACCTCCTCCCGGTCGGTCAGCTCGACGGCGGACACGTCGTCCGCGCGATGGTGGGCGAGCGCCAGGAGACGGTCGCCTCGCTCGTCCCCCTCGCCCTGTTCGGCGTCTCGGCGTACCTCTACTACGTCCGCGACCTCGGGCTCAACGAGTCGGTCGGCCTCTGGGCGTTCTGGGGGCTCTTCTCCGCGTTCATCGCCTACCGCGGCCCGGCGAACCCCATCGACGACTCGTCGCTCGACGGGAAACGGATGGCCGTCGGCGTGGTGACGTTCGCGCTCGGCCTGCTGTGTTTCATGCTGGTTCCGATCCGCGTCGTGACGCTGTGA
- the truA gene encoding tRNA pseudouridine(38-40) synthase TruA → MRAFRVAYDGRPFYGFQRQPDVPTVEGALFDALRALDVLEDDDRKPPGYAAAGRTDAGVSAVAQTVAFEPPGWLTPRAFNAELPGRIRVWASADAPAQFHATHDAAGRVYRYHLHAPADGPAGSDAPLDRARDAASRLSGERDFHNLTPDDDGTVRELDCSVARDGEFLVVRAAAGGFPRHFVRKLVGVVHGAATGRTGPERVDAVLGPEPLADEAGVPMASAEPLVLVGVDYPDLDFDRDSQAAGTVADVFGAARTDGLVRARIADEVLDGV, encoded by the coding sequence GTGCGCGCGTTCCGAGTCGCCTACGACGGCCGGCCGTTCTACGGCTTCCAGCGCCAGCCGGACGTCCCGACCGTCGAGGGCGCGCTGTTCGACGCGCTCCGCGCGCTCGACGTACTGGAGGACGACGATCGGAAGCCGCCCGGCTACGCCGCCGCCGGCCGCACCGACGCGGGCGTCTCCGCGGTCGCCCAGACGGTCGCGTTCGAACCCCCCGGCTGGCTGACGCCCCGCGCGTTCAACGCCGAACTCCCGGGCCGGATTCGCGTGTGGGCCAGCGCCGACGCCCCCGCCCAGTTCCACGCCACCCACGACGCGGCCGGGCGCGTCTACCGGTACCACCTCCACGCGCCCGCCGACGGGCCGGCCGGGTCGGACGCGCCGCTCGACCGGGCGCGCGACGCTGCCTCGCGGCTCTCGGGCGAACGCGACTTCCACAACCTGACGCCGGACGACGACGGGACGGTCCGGGAGCTCGACTGCTCGGTCGCCCGGGACGGGGAATTTCTGGTGGTTCGGGCCGCGGCTGGCGGGTTCCCGCGCCACTTCGTCCGAAAACTCGTCGGCGTCGTCCACGGCGCGGCGACGGGCCGGACCGGACCCGAGCGCGTCGACGCGGTGCTCGGCCCGGAGCCGCTGGCCGACGAGGCCGGCGTCCCGATGGCGTCGGCCGAACCGCTCGTGCTCGTCGGGGTCGACTACCCGGACCTCGACTTCGACCGTGATTCGCAGGCAGCCGGGACGGTGGCGGACGTCTTCGGGGCTGCACGGACGGACGGGCTCGTTCGCGCGCGCATCGCGGACGAGGTTCTCGACGGCGTGTAA
- a CDS encoding DNA-binding protein, producing the protein MSETPDDERLEELREQKMQELQEQAGGEGDQEAQQAAQERAQQQQDALLKQYLTDGARQRLNAVEMSKPDFAKQVKQQVTALAKSGRIQDRIDEEQMKSLLRELQPEQKSFDIRRR; encoded by the coding sequence ATGAGCGAAACCCCCGACGACGAGCGACTGGAGGAGCTCCGGGAGCAGAAGATGCAGGAGCTTCAGGAACAGGCCGGCGGCGAAGGCGACCAGGAGGCCCAGCAGGCCGCCCAGGAGCGCGCCCAGCAACAGCAGGACGCGCTGCTCAAACAGTACCTCACCGACGGCGCGCGCCAGCGGCTCAACGCCGTCGAGATGAGCAAGCCCGACTTCGCCAAGCAGGTGAAACAGCAGGTCACGGCGCTGGCCAAGAGCGGGCGCATCCAGGACCGCATCGACGAGGAGCAGATGAAGTCGCTGCTGCGCGAACTCCAGCCCGAGCAGAAGAGCTTCGACATCCGCCGCCGCTGA
- the hisS gene encoding histidine--tRNA ligase has product MPTYERLKGFRDFYAPEMAARREVIDTIEDVARRYGFREIDTPRLERAEMWTDKSGDDIVDELYAFEDHGGRHVTLAPELTPTVARMYAAKAQELSKPVKWVSTRPFWRYEQVQQGRFREFHQTNVDVFGSAEPEADAEVLAVAADALTGLGLTPEDFEFRVSHRDILGSLLRSFDAQVDVTAAIRAVDKSEKVDEDEYLGLLYDAGLSYDQAREFDSLLDVRDPATLDELTEFAPDAEGLADAVENLRAVLAAAEDFGVGEHCDLSLRTARGLDYYTGAVFECFDSTGEVSRSVFGGGRYDDLIEEFGGQPTPAVGVAPGHAPLALLLERAGVLPDAELSTDYYVLGVGDTRDVAARVARDLRAGGNVVESDVAGRSFGAQMGYADSVNAETVVIVGEQDLADGNVTVKDMGSGEQTTAPVEEFPGGLERPTYDDFA; this is encoded by the coding sequence ATGCCCACCTACGAGCGCCTGAAGGGGTTCCGCGACTTCTACGCCCCCGAGATGGCCGCGCGCCGCGAGGTCATCGACACGATCGAGGACGTCGCGCGGCGCTACGGCTTCCGGGAGATCGACACGCCGCGGCTCGAACGCGCCGAGATGTGGACCGACAAGAGCGGCGACGACATCGTCGACGAACTGTACGCGTTCGAGGACCACGGCGGCCGCCACGTCACGCTCGCCCCGGAACTGACGCCGACCGTCGCGCGGATGTACGCCGCGAAGGCCCAGGAGCTGTCCAAGCCCGTCAAGTGGGTATCGACCCGGCCGTTCTGGCGCTACGAGCAGGTCCAGCAGGGCCGCTTCCGCGAGTTCCACCAGACGAACGTCGACGTCTTCGGCTCCGCGGAACCCGAGGCCGACGCCGAGGTGCTCGCCGTCGCGGCCGACGCGCTCACCGGCCTCGGCCTGACGCCCGAGGACTTCGAGTTCCGCGTCTCCCACCGCGACATCCTCGGGAGCCTCCTGCGCTCGTTCGACGCCCAGGTCGACGTGACCGCCGCCATCCGCGCGGTGGACAAGTCCGAGAAGGTCGACGAGGACGAGTATCTCGGCCTGCTGTACGACGCCGGCCTGTCGTACGACCAGGCGCGCGAGTTCGACTCGCTGCTCGACGTCCGCGACCCGGCGACCCTCGACGAACTCACCGAGTTCGCGCCCGACGCCGAGGGGCTCGCGGACGCGGTCGAGAACCTCCGTGCGGTGCTCGCTGCCGCCGAGGACTTCGGCGTCGGCGAGCACTGCGACCTCTCGCTCCGGACCGCGCGGGGGCTGGACTACTACACCGGCGCCGTCTTCGAGTGCTTCGACTCGACGGGCGAGGTGTCCCGCTCGGTGTTCGGCGGCGGGCGCTACGACGACCTCATCGAGGAGTTCGGCGGCCAGCCCACCCCCGCGGTCGGCGTCGCGCCGGGCCACGCCCCGCTCGCCCTGCTGCTCGAACGCGCCGGCGTCCTCCCCGACGCGGAGCTCTCGACCGACTACTACGTGCTCGGGGTCGGGGACACCCGCGACGTGGCGGCGCGGGTCGCACGGGACCTCCGCGCGGGCGGCAACGTCGTCGAGTCGGACGTCGCCGGTCGGAGCTTCGGCGCGCAGATGGGCTACGCGGACTCGGTGAACGCCGAGACGGTCGTCATCGTCGGCGAGCAGGACCTGGCAGACGGGAACGTGACGGTCAAGGACATGGGGTCGGGCGAGCAGACGACCGCGCCGGTCGAGGAGTTCCCCGGCGGACTGGAGCGGCCGACGTACGACGACTTCGCGTGA
- the thiL gene encoding thiamine-phosphate kinase, producing the protein MDEREALSLLAGELPGVGDDCAVVGDRVLTTDMLHETTDFPPGVTRYTAGWRSVGASLSDVAAMGASAEAAVAAYAAPTLDDEELLAYVRGARDVCEAVGGEYVGGDLDRTDEFTVATTAVGVTDDPVPRSGANPGEAVCVTGSFGRTAAAVRRFDRGDVDRGNELFRFTPRVAAGGAVGRYATAMMDSSDGLARSLHQLSAASDCGFAVEDAAVPIHPAVTEVAGDDADERELALFFGEDFELVCTVPERDVEAARAASPTALTRIGTVTGSGVEMDGEPLPDRGYSH; encoded by the coding sequence ATGGACGAACGCGAGGCGCTCTCGCTGCTCGCCGGGGAACTCCCCGGCGTCGGCGACGACTGTGCCGTCGTGGGCGACCGCGTGCTCACGACGGACATGCTCCACGAGACGACGGACTTCCCGCCCGGCGTCACCCGCTACACCGCCGGGTGGCGCTCGGTCGGGGCCTCGCTCTCGGACGTGGCGGCGATGGGCGCGAGCGCCGAGGCTGCCGTCGCGGCCTACGCCGCGCCGACGCTCGACGACGAGGAACTGCTCGCGTACGTCCGCGGCGCGCGCGACGTCTGCGAGGCGGTCGGCGGCGAGTACGTCGGGGGCGACCTCGACAGGACCGACGAGTTCACCGTGGCCACGACCGCCGTCGGCGTCACCGACGACCCGGTTCCGCGCTCGGGGGCCAACCCCGGCGAGGCCGTCTGTGTCACCGGGTCGTTCGGCCGGACCGCGGCCGCCGTCCGGCGGTTCGACCGGGGCGACGTCGACCGCGGAAACGAGCTGTTCCGGTTCACCCCCCGCGTCGCCGCCGGGGGCGCGGTCGGGCGATACGCGACCGCGATGATGGATTCGAGCGACGGACTCGCGCGCTCGTTACACCAGCTCTCGGCCGCGAGCGACTGCGGCTTCGCTGTCGAGGACGCCGCCGTTCCGATTCACCCGGCCGTGACGGAGGTCGCCGGTGACGACGCCGACGAGCGCGAACTGGCGCTGTTCTTCGGCGAGGACTTCGAACTCGTCTGCACGGTTCCCGAGCGCGACGTCGAGGCGGCGCGCGCGGCGTCGCCGACGGCGCTCACGCGCATCGGGACCGTGACCGGGTCGGGCGTCGAGATGGACGGTGAGCCGCTGCCGGACCGCGGATACAGTCACTGA
- a CDS encoding molybdopterin synthase — translation MQALSIVGPDAHAVLDSLAARLDGRVATVRRAYVEAELGPEDADFRVDEDGSWRGTGRGESVDAVLDRLAPEFDYALVAGYSRLRLPTVVIGEESVPGDVVARHGDVGDLDLDALATRIDDVQPHVTLETLVRAVNAHEDAERSGAVATFTGRVRAKDSPDDDRTTHLAFEKYDGVAEERLERIERELEARDGVFAVRTHHRVGVVEDGEDIVFVVVLAGHRAEAFRTVEDGIDRLKDEVPIFKKETTTDEEFWVHDRA, via the coding sequence ATGCAGGCACTGAGCATCGTCGGCCCGGACGCCCACGCCGTGCTCGACTCGCTCGCGGCCCGCCTCGACGGCCGCGTGGCGACGGTCCGGCGGGCCTACGTCGAGGCGGAACTCGGCCCAGAGGACGCCGATTTCCGGGTCGACGAGGACGGGTCGTGGCGCGGGACCGGCCGGGGGGAGTCCGTCGACGCCGTCCTCGACCGGCTCGCGCCGGAGTTCGACTACGCGCTCGTGGCCGGCTACTCGCGGCTGCGGCTCCCGACGGTCGTCATCGGCGAGGAGTCCGTCCCCGGTGACGTCGTGGCGCGCCACGGGGACGTGGGCGACCTCGATCTCGACGCGCTGGCGACCCGGATCGACGACGTCCAGCCACACGTCACCCTGGAGACGCTCGTTCGGGCGGTCAACGCCCACGAGGACGCCGAGCGCTCGGGGGCCGTCGCCACCTTCACCGGGCGCGTCCGCGCGAAGGACTCGCCCGACGACGACCGGACGACGCACCTCGCGTTCGAGAAGTACGACGGCGTCGCCGAGGAACGGCTCGAACGGATCGAACGGGAACTCGAAGCGCGCGATGGCGTGTTCGCGGTTCGAACCCACCATCGCGTCGGCGTCGTCGAGGACGGCGAGGACATCGTCTTCGTCGTCGTGCTGGCCGGCCACCGGGCCGAGGCGTTCCGGACCGTCGAGGACGGCATCGACCGCCTCAAGGACGAGGTTCCCATCTTCAAGAAGGAGACGACCACCGACGAGGAGTTCTGGGTCCACGACCGCGCGTGA